From a single Desulfoplanes formicivorans genomic region:
- a CDS encoding HD domain-containing protein, whose protein sequence is MTWWDTYAMLDNIRDHSLAVTHVATTITRMTLEKAPNLPASCNLLETVTAAALLHDLAKTYCIRHGGNHAQVGAAWVVALTGNPAIGHAVFHHVFWPGRIDVRNHFIPLVVAYGDKRVRHNEIVSLEDRMEDLMLRYGTSTSRRKMILRAHDQIITIEQQLEQLTGVPLHAHSFDSRRLVQ, encoded by the coding sequence ATGACCTGGTGGGACACCTACGCCATGCTGGACAACATCCGTGATCACAGCCTGGCGGTTACCCATGTGGCCACAACCATTACCCGCATGACCCTTGAAAAGGCGCCGAACCTGCCTGCATCCTGCAATCTTCTGGAAACGGTCACGGCCGCCGCACTTCTTCACGATCTGGCCAAAACCTACTGCATCCGTCACGGCGGCAATCACGCCCAGGTCGGTGCGGCATGGGTTGTGGCCCTGACCGGCAATCCGGCCATTGGTCATGCCGTGTTCCATCACGTTTTCTGGCCCGGCAGGATTGATGTCAGAAATCATTTCATCCCTCTGGTGGTCGCTTATGGCGACAAACGGGTCAGACACAACGAGATCGTTTCCCTTGAAGACCGCATGGAAGATCTCATGCTCCGCTATGGAACCTCTACCTCTCGCAGGAAGATGATCCTCAGGGCCCACGATCAAATCATAACCATTGAACAACAACTTGAACAACTCACGGGAGTTCCGCTTCATGCGCATTCTTTTGATAGCCGGCGGCTGGTCCAGTGA